The Pyrodictium delaneyi genome contains a region encoding:
- a CDS encoding pyridoxal-phosphate-dependent aminotransferase family protein: protein MARFLLMTPGPTVVDPDVLLEMARPTMNHVSPEFDELHRETLGLLGRVFGTGGRVILFPGSGTAAMELAVRSVVGPGDRVLVLRAGVFGDYLAEAARSVGARVDVARVEPGKGFTASMLEEYLSGASYSAVLFQHVDTSTSVANPVAELARVARRHGARVVVDGVASIGGMEMRMDEWGVDVCFTGSQKALSTPPGLAIVAFREGFEPRRDTSTLFFNVEKLLAEMESTRNYYLTPAVNLVYGLNRSLKRMIEGEGLGERYRRHRVMAEAVQAAVEALGLQLVAEKPFRARTVTAVYLPRGIEWPRLYTEARRRGVELAGGLGELKGRIFRIGHMGETTVNDIAATIAVLERVLARLGYSVKLGKGLEAMQQVLDSHGY from the coding sequence GTGGCGCGCTTCCTCCTAATGACGCCGGGTCCGACGGTTGTGGATCCCGACGTCCTGTTGGAGATGGCCCGGCCGACGATGAACCATGTGTCGCCGGAGTTTGACGAGCTGCACCGTGAGACACTGGGGCTGCTGGGGAGGGTGTTCGGCACCGGGGGCCGTGTCATACTGTTCCCGGGGAGTGGTACTGCCGCGATGGAGCTGGCGGTGCGGAGTGTCGTCGGCCCTGGGGACCGTGTGCTCGTGCTCCGTGCGGGTGTGTTCGGGGACTATCTCGCCGAGGCGGCCCGGAGCGTTGGGGCGCGGGTCGACGTGGCCCGGGTGGAGCCCGGCAAGGGGTTTACGGCGTCTATGCTGGAGGAGTACCTGTCCGGGGCCAGCTATTCCGCTGTGTTGTTCCAGCACGTGGATACCTCTACTTCTGTCGCTAACCCGGTGGCCGAGCTAGCTAGGGTGGCTAGGAGGCACGGCGCCCGGGTTGTGGTGGACGGGGTGGCCTCGATAGGCGGTATGGAGATGAGGATGGACGAGTGGGGCGTAGACGTGTGCTTCACGGGCTCGCAGAAAGCGCTCTCCACTCCGCCAGGCCTAGCCATAGTGGCCTTCCGCGAGGGGTTCGAGCCCCGTAGGGACACCTCGACACTCTTCTTCAACGTGGAGAAGCTCCTCGCGGAGATGGAGTCTACCCGGAACTACTACCTCACACCAGCAGTCAACCTAGTATACGGCCTCAACAGGTCGCTCAAGCGGATGATAGAGGGGGAGGGGCTCGGGGAGCGCTACCGCCGCCACCGCGTCATGGCTGAGGCTGTGCAGGCCGCTGTCGAGGCACTGGGGCTCCAGCTGGTCGCCGAGAAGCCCTTCCGGGCCCGCACAGTCACAGCCGTCTACTTGCCCCGGGGCATAGAGTGGCCAAGGCTCTACACGGAGGCCCGGAGGAGGGGCGTAGAGCTAGCCGGGGGCCTCGGCGAGCTGAAGGGCAGGATATTCAGGATAGGACACATGGGCGAAACCACGGTAAACGACATAGCCGCCACGATAGCCGTGCTCGAGAGGGTACTCGCCAGGCTAGGCTACAGCGTTAAACTAGGCAAGGGGCTAGAGGCTATGCAGCAAGTCCTAGACAGCCATGGATACTAG
- a CDS encoding antitoxin family protein, with protein MARIVRARYEKGVLRPLEDLGLDEGEEVIIRVISVEERRRVLRKYKGVLGPVDEELLEEALEEAETL; from the coding sequence GTGGCTAGGATAGTTCGTGCCCGGTACGAGAAGGGCGTACTAAGGCCTTTGGAGGATCTCGGGCTAGATGAGGGTGAGGAAGTGATAATAAGAGTGATTAGTGTTGAGGAGAGACGTCGTGTATTGAGGAAGTATAAGGGTGTCCTGGGTCCTGTTGACGAGGAATTGTTGGAGGAGGCGCTGGAGGAGGCAGAAACTCTTTGA
- a CDS encoding PIN domain-containing protein yields the protein MRYKLLPGDALIALTCRRYGIGRILTFDEDFKRVPWLEVIP from the coding sequence GTGAGGTACAAGCTTCTCCCAGGTGATGCACTGATAGCCCTTACATGTAGACGCTACGGTATCGGGAGAATACTGACCTTCGACGAGGACTTCAAACGGGTACCGTGGCTAGAAGTAATACCCTAG
- a CDS encoding OsmC family protein translates to MQEHQIPPITVEAETTPETPTATIHTGNGAVIEASEPPEYGGEAGKPTPLELFLAGLASCEAFMFRMIASRLGINKPYKVRIKVNGRFRLGHGLQQLEIRVHVAGLDRDTAEKLYRLVRNSCPVYASIKRINPEIKEELVVED, encoded by the coding sequence ATGCAGGAGCACCAGATACCACCCATAACCGTAGAAGCCGAGACAACACCCGAGACACCCACAGCCACGATCCACACCGGCAACGGCGCGGTCATAGAGGCCTCGGAGCCCCCAGAGTATGGGGGAGAAGCGGGCAAGCCCACACCCCTGGAGCTATTCCTAGCAGGCTTAGCCTCATGCGAAGCGTTCATGTTCAGGATGATAGCTAGCCGGCTAGGCATAAACAAGCCCTACAAGGTCCGGATAAAGGTCAACGGCAGGTTCCGGCTAGGCCACGGCCTCCAGCAGCTCGAGATACGGGTACACGTAGCCGGGCTAGACCGGGACACCGCGGAGAAGCTATACAGGCTAGTCCGGAACAGCTGCCCAGTATACGCGAGCATAAAGAGGATCAACCCGGAGATAAAAGAAGAGCTAGTAGTCGAAGACTAG
- a CDS encoding rubrerythrin family protein: MAAPRPMTLDALLSAFGGESMAHMRYLLFAEIAEKEGFGNVARLFRAVAFAEQVHARNHFEKLRGLDLDAKVVAGAPFGPGPTSKNLEMAIRGEEFEVEEMYPAYIAVAEQQGEKQAALSFRWALEAEKTHAQLFRRAKEAVDRGEDLAIDGNIWVCPVCGHTYVGPEPPDRCPICGAPRERYVKF; the protein is encoded by the coding sequence ATGGCTGCTCCCCGGCCCATGACCCTGGATGCGCTCCTGTCCGCGTTCGGCGGCGAGTCTATGGCCCATATGAGGTACCTCCTCTTCGCCGAGATAGCCGAGAAGGAGGGCTTCGGGAACGTCGCGAGGCTCTTCCGGGCGGTGGCGTTCGCGGAGCAGGTGCACGCCCGGAACCACTTCGAGAAGCTCCGCGGCCTAGACCTGGACGCCAAGGTTGTCGCCGGCGCGCCGTTCGGCCCGGGCCCAACCTCGAAGAACCTAGAGATGGCGATCAGAGGCGAGGAGTTCGAGGTAGAAGAGATGTACCCAGCCTACATCGCGGTAGCCGAGCAGCAGGGGGAGAAACAGGCTGCGCTCAGCTTCCGCTGGGCCCTAGAGGCCGAGAAGACGCACGCCCAGCTCTTCCGCAGAGCCAAGGAGGCCGTAGACCGGGGCGAAGACCTCGCCATCGACGGCAACATCTGGGTGTGCCCCGTCTGTGGCCACACCTACGTCGGCCCAGAGCCCCCAGACCGGTGCCCCATATGCGGCGCCCCCCGGGAAAGATACGTGAAGTTCTAG
- a CDS encoding YHS domain-containing protein, whose protein sequence is MAGHEAVDPVCGMKVDPEKTPYRTVYKGRIYYFCSPMCKKEFEKNPDYYLEHGPQGMPGHS, encoded by the coding sequence GTGGCAGGCCACGAGGCGGTAGACCCTGTCTGCGGGATGAAAGTAGACCCGGAGAAGACGCCCTACAGGACGGTCTACAAGGGCCGGATATACTACTTCTGCAGCCCGATGTGCAAGAAGGAGTTCGAAAAGAACCCAGACTACTACCTAGAGCACGGTCCACAAGGCATGCCAGGCCACAGCTAG
- a CDS encoding heavy metal translocating P-type ATPase — MRITTEEQRRAAMKLRVLGMHCANCAVTIEKALRRVNGVSGVSVNFATGEAVVEFDPSTTSLKDIVRVVREVGYDVYREEAVFIIENLSTPSDELTIENKLSKIPGVVEVKALHTAKKVIVTYNPLTLTVDEIRKHLESMGYRVVEVGAEESDLEGIEQRIAEREVAELRRLVLLSLPPSIILALLMYLAKPLLGLPKQVVDLAGFLIATFVLVVGGRRFFVGAVRSLRNLSAGMDTLVALGSGAAYVLSVAAMFGLIESETYFEAPAFIVSFILLGRYIEAKMKLRTGEAVRKLLELQPPVARLVKDGAEEEVPLSRVRVGDLVAVKSGERIPVDGIVEEGHGYVDESMVTGEPIPVEKKPGDPVIAGTMLTTGYLRVRVTRVGKDTVLAQIVRLVRHAQAGKPPIQRLVDRVAGVFAWLVMGIAAAVFIYWYFVAGLPLGKALVFLASVLLIACPCALGLASPLAVVAGLGQAARWGVVIRNVESIEKAVKLTMVVFDKTGTLTIGRPEVIEIVTYGFPRDELLALAAAAEKRSEHPIARSIVEAARKAGVEPPEPESFTAIPGQGVVAVVSGGTVAVGNEKLMKGFEVDLAQAEEDVRRLRELGATIVYVAVDGKLAGVVAVADRPRPHAREVIETLHRMGLRVAMLTGDNRVTAWAVARQLGIDHVIAEASPEDKAEMIRGLQRRSEVVAMVGDGINDAASLAQADVGIAMGRGTDIAKEAGDIILVRDDLRGVVTAIKAARGIYRLIRLNLLWAFLYNATLIPVAAGALYPSHGLMLRPEAAAAAMALSSISVTLNTLLLSRRLIQ; from the coding sequence ATGAGGATAACTACTGAGGAGCAGAGACGGGCAGCGATGAAGCTACGTGTGCTCGGTATGCACTGTGCGAACTGCGCGGTAACTATCGAGAAGGCTCTGCGTAGAGTGAATGGTGTCAGTGGGGTCTCAGTAAACTTCGCTACAGGAGAAGCTGTAGTTGAGTTCGATCCTTCAACCACGAGTCTTAAGGACATAGTTAGGGTTGTACGCGAGGTCGGCTACGACGTTTACCGTGAAGAAGCAGTGTTTATAATTGAGAACCTAAGCACCCCTAGCGACGAGCTCACCATAGAGAACAAGCTGTCGAAGATACCAGGGGTTGTCGAGGTCAAGGCTCTCCACACAGCTAAGAAGGTGATAGTAACCTATAACCCGCTGACACTTACTGTGGACGAGATTAGGAAGCACCTGGAGTCAATGGGTTACCGTGTAGTCGAGGTTGGAGCCGAGGAGTCTGATCTCGAGGGTATTGAACAGCGGATAGCAGAGCGCGAGGTTGCTGAGCTGAGGCGCCTTGTACTCCTCAGCCTCCCGCCCTCGATCATCCTAGCTCTACTCATGTATCTAGCAAAGCCCCTACTAGGGCTCCCCAAGCAGGTAGTAGACCTTGCGGGCTTCCTCATAGCTACATTCGTGCTAGTAGTCGGGGGACGTAGATTCTTCGTCGGCGCTGTCAGGTCTCTGAGGAACCTGTCGGCTGGTATGGATACCCTTGTAGCCCTCGGCAGCGGCGCCGCCTATGTCCTCAGCGTAGCCGCTATGTTTGGCCTCATAGAGTCCGAGACATACTTCGAGGCACCAGCCTTCATAGTCTCCTTCATACTGCTGGGCAGGTACATTGAGGCAAAGATGAAGCTGCGTACTGGTGAGGCGGTCCGGAAGCTGCTCGAGCTGCAGCCCCCAGTAGCGAGGCTGGTAAAAGATGGAGCCGAGGAGGAGGTGCCGCTAAGCCGTGTCCGGGTCGGAGACCTGGTCGCCGTGAAGTCTGGTGAGCGGATACCGGTCGATGGCATTGTCGAGGAGGGCCATGGATACGTCGACGAGTCAATGGTGACTGGTGAGCCTATACCAGTGGAGAAGAAGCCAGGCGACCCCGTGATAGCCGGGACCATGCTAACGACCGGCTACCTACGTGTCCGCGTAACGCGCGTAGGCAAGGACACGGTGCTCGCCCAGATAGTCAGGCTTGTAAGGCATGCCCAGGCAGGTAAGCCTCCGATACAGCGCCTCGTCGACAGAGTTGCCGGCGTATTCGCGTGGCTCGTCATGGGGATTGCAGCTGCGGTGTTCATCTACTGGTATTTCGTGGCGGGTCTGCCGCTTGGAAAGGCGCTCGTCTTCCTCGCCTCTGTGCTGCTCATCGCCTGCCCCTGCGCTCTAGGTCTAGCCTCGCCCCTAGCAGTAGTCGCGGGGCTCGGCCAGGCTGCGAGATGGGGCGTGGTGATAAGGAACGTTGAGTCCATAGAGAAGGCGGTAAAGCTGACAATGGTAGTCTTTGATAAGACTGGTACCCTCACCATCGGCCGTCCAGAGGTCATAGAGATTGTGACCTACGGCTTCCCGAGGGACGAGCTGCTAGCTCTAGCCGCGGCGGCCGAGAAGAGGAGTGAACACCCGATAGCTAGGTCCATCGTGGAGGCAGCCAGGAAGGCTGGAGTAGAGCCACCGGAGCCAGAGAGCTTCACAGCGATCCCCGGCCAGGGCGTCGTGGCGGTGGTCTCCGGTGGGACTGTAGCGGTGGGCAACGAGAAGCTGATGAAGGGCTTCGAGGTGGACCTTGCGCAGGCGGAGGAGGACGTGAGGAGGCTCCGGGAGCTAGGCGCGACGATAGTATACGTCGCGGTGGACGGTAAGCTAGCCGGCGTCGTAGCGGTCGCCGATAGGCCTAGACCCCATGCACGCGAGGTCATCGAGACTCTGCATCGCATGGGGCTGCGCGTGGCCATGCTGACCGGCGATAACCGTGTGACAGCATGGGCTGTGGCGAGGCAGCTGGGCATAGACCACGTCATAGCCGAGGCAAGCCCGGAAGACAAGGCGGAGATGATACGCGGGCTTCAGCGCCGCAGCGAGGTCGTAGCAATGGTGGGCGACGGGATCAACGACGCAGCGAGCCTCGCACAGGCCGACGTAGGCATAGCCATGGGACGAGGCACCGATATAGCCAAGGAGGCTGGCGACATAATCCTCGTGCGCGACGACCTACGCGGAGTAGTAACAGCCATAAAGGCTGCCAGGGGCATCTACAGGCTCATCCGGCTAAACCTCCTCTGGGCCTTCCTCTACAACGCGACCCTAATCCCGGTCGCAGCAGGCGCGCTCTACCCCTCGCACGGGCTCATGCTACGGCCAGAGGCGGCAGCTGCAGCCATGGCGTTGAGCTCCATATCCGTGACCCTCAACACGCTACTCCTAAGCAGACGCCTAATACAGTAG
- a CDS encoding ATP-binding protein, whose product MALFVDRRRELGWLEEHWRSGRAELLLVYGRRRVGKTRLVWEWMKGRRVFYFVAEEVPEQRLLEKLSLELAEFTGDELLEERPFTSWRQVLLYLARLAEKERIGFVIDEFQYAAAASPGLLSTLQAVWDTRLSGTRVFILLMGSLVSFSEGVLSQRSPLYGRLTGVMRLQPLGPLEARCFTPGWSPGDSLRLYGVVGGVPGYLAEVDPSENLWENVERLMLRPNARFLDEARYLLREELREVTRYYAVLEAIAGGATSYGEIASRSGVPAESLSKYLRVLEEMGLVERVAPILGRGRARYRVADRFLAFWFRYIPRHRSAIELGLSKKVVEAVRRDFEANVMPGVWEETLAAIVGRMAQNGELGVTPTRMGPWWHRGMEIDLVALDETLEPPRLLVAEAKWAALTAVEARRELDKLRAKAQHLPVKPSETIYLLAVRELEGEPATLPDEHIITLEDYERLSREACSPG is encoded by the coding sequence GTGGCGCTGTTTGTTGACCGTAGGCGGGAGCTGGGCTGGCTCGAGGAGCACTGGAGAAGCGGCCGTGCCGAGCTACTGCTGGTCTATGGGCGCCGCCGGGTTGGGAAGACCCGGCTTGTATGGGAGTGGATGAAGGGGCGTCGGGTCTTCTACTTCGTGGCGGAGGAGGTGCCAGAGCAGAGGCTCCTAGAGAAGCTTAGCCTGGAGCTAGCAGAGTTCACGGGGGACGAGCTACTCGAGGAGAGGCCGTTTACCAGCTGGAGGCAAGTGCTCCTCTACCTGGCCCGTCTCGCCGAGAAGGAGAGAATAGGGTTTGTCATCGATGAGTTCCAGTACGCGGCCGCGGCTAGCCCTGGGCTCCTCTCTACGCTACAAGCCGTCTGGGATACCAGGCTATCGGGGACGAGGGTGTTTATCCTTCTTATGGGTAGTCTCGTCTCCTTCAGTGAGGGCGTGCTTTCGCAGCGTAGCCCCCTCTACGGCCGGCTGACTGGTGTGATGAGGCTCCAGCCTCTCGGCCCCCTGGAGGCTAGGTGCTTCACCCCGGGCTGGAGCCCAGGCGACTCTCTCCGCCTCTACGGCGTAGTAGGCGGCGTCCCCGGCTACCTAGCCGAGGTAGACCCCAGCGAGAATCTCTGGGAGAACGTCGAGAGACTCATGCTGAGGCCCAACGCCCGGTTCCTCGACGAGGCCAGGTACTTGCTCCGGGAGGAGCTACGCGAGGTGACCCGGTACTACGCGGTACTAGAAGCCATAGCGGGCGGCGCGACGAGCTATGGCGAGATAGCCTCGCGGAGTGGCGTCCCCGCGGAGAGCCTCTCCAAGTACCTCCGAGTCCTAGAGGAGATGGGCCTAGTGGAGCGCGTCGCTCCCATACTTGGGAGGGGTAGGGCCCGCTACCGGGTCGCAGACCGGTTCCTGGCTTTCTGGTTCCGCTACATACCCCGCCACCGCTCTGCAATAGAGCTAGGCCTCTCTAAGAAGGTCGTAGAAGCTGTCCGGAGGGACTTCGAGGCCAACGTGATGCCCGGCGTGTGGGAGGAAACCCTAGCAGCGATAGTCGGGCGGATGGCGCAGAACGGCGAGCTAGGGGTAACCCCGACCCGCATGGGCCCCTGGTGGCACCGTGGCATGGAGATAGACCTGGTAGCACTAGACGAGACCCTAGAGCCGCCACGGCTACTCGTAGCCGAGGCAAAGTGGGCAGCCCTAACAGCCGTGGAGGCACGCCGCGAACTAGACAAGCTGCGGGCGAAAGCCCAGCATCTACCGGTCAAGCCCTCTGAGACCATCTACCTGCTAGCAGTACGCGAGCTTGAAGGAGAGCCAGCAACACTACCAGACGAGCACATAATCACCCTGGAGGACTACGAGCGGCTGAGCAGAGAGGCATGCAGCCCAGGCTAA
- a CDS encoding PH domain-containing protein, translating to MSSCAAGLIALLLPGIIVFSVIAYVVGLPAWCPPGAVLIAGSWLALGFGLFTALVLLPRLCRVNTSIEDGYLVARLGRCGVLRVPLGSVKEARLLDRARPVLRLAGTAVPGCYYSGLFRDSDLGKVRLYSERLDNLLLVVTEDGERIVLGGDAPKALRELEGRNGEGPRGRPVLEPRSRRLAAAALGVFAFFTLAAVMLYPLLPDVVPVHYSGDWRPDKVGSKTELLVIITVVSAIGFAVTGVLYAFAKEDPGLPLVALPLALGLGMLMLSTVVLGLCTPPG from the coding sequence ATGTCTAGTTGCGCCGCTGGACTCATTGCCCTACTGCTCCCGGGCATCATTGTCTTCTCCGTGATCGCCTACGTGGTAGGGCTCCCGGCATGGTGCCCACCCGGGGCAGTACTGATAGCCGGTAGCTGGCTCGCCCTGGGCTTCGGGCTCTTCACCGCGCTAGTGCTGCTGCCGCGGCTCTGCCGGGTGAACACAAGCATCGAGGACGGCTACCTGGTCGCACGCCTGGGCCGCTGCGGGGTGCTCCGCGTCCCATTGGGCAGCGTGAAAGAGGCCCGGCTCCTAGACCGCGCCCGGCCGGTGCTCAGGCTCGCCGGCACAGCAGTACCCGGCTGCTACTACTCTGGGCTCTTCAGGGACAGCGATCTCGGCAAGGTGAGGCTCTATAGCGAGAGGCTCGACAACCTGCTACTAGTGGTCACAGAGGACGGCGAGAGGATAGTGCTGGGCGGCGACGCCCCAAAGGCGCTCAGGGAGCTGGAGGGGAGGAACGGCGAGGGGCCCCGCGGGAGGCCGGTGCTGGAGCCCCGGAGCCGGAGATTGGCGGCCGCCGCCCTCGGGGTCTTCGCCTTCTTCACGCTGGCTGCTGTGATGCTCTATCCGCTGCTCCCCGACGTGGTCCCGGTACACTACTCCGGGGACTGGCGGCCTGACAAAGTGGGCTCTAAGACCGAGCTACTGGTGATAATAACGGTAGTATCGGCCATCGGGTTTGCCGTCACGGGGGTGCTCTACGCTTTCGCCAAGGAGGATCCCGGGCTCCCCCTCGTAGCGCTTCCCCTAGCCCTCGGCTTGGGCATGCTAATGCTGAGCACGGTTGTCCTCGGGCTCTGCACGCCGCCGGGCTAG